The following nucleotide sequence is from Gymnodinialimonas sp. 202GB13-11.
CGGCCTCCGTCAGGCCTTGGCTCTCATAATCCCATTCCTCGAACGCCGTCTCGGCGGCTTGCCAGTAGACGCCGTCTTCTAGCTCGGCGAGGTCGGCCATCCACTCAAGCCCAGGGGCCGCGGCCAATTGGGCGATGCCTTCGTTGAAATCACCCGTAGCCACGTAGTCGACAACGATGTCGCCGCCTGAGATGATCTGCAGGCCACCGCCCGCTTCGATAGTGGTGAAGGTGCGCGAGATTTCCGAGCTGCCTTCATCTTCTTCGTTCCACCACAGCAGGTCTTCTTCGCGGAATTCGTCGCGGGTGAAGGCGCTGTCCTCGGTCGTCAGGATTGAAACGGTGCCTTCCTCTGCGGCGATCACCGTTTCTCCACCACTTTCGAGTGCGGGAGCTTCCAGCGTTACGTCGCCTTCGCCGGATGCAATCGTCAGGTTGCCGCCTGCGCTTATCGTGGTTTGTTCGGTCGTGACCTCTTGATCCTGTTCGCGGATGTCGGTGTCGACGCCGAAGAGGCCGCCACCATTGATATCCCAGACGACGTCTTCCTGTTCGACCTCCTGGACGGAGGAGATGGTCACATCGCCTTCGGCCGTCAGCGCGGCGTCACCGCCTGCCTCAATATCGGCCCCGGCGATGGTCAGGTCTTCACCGGCATTGATCTCCAGATCGCCGCCAGCAGTGACGCCGGCCAATTCCGCATCGCGCGTGAAGCCGCTATCGGAGCCATTGCCGAATTCGTCTTCGCGGCTGGTTTCAACCATAAGCGCGCCGATGGCCACGTCGCCGCCTGCGTCGAGGGTTGCATCGCCACCGGCAGTGAATTGGCCGCCTTCCGACGACAGATCGCCTTCGACGTCGATGTCGAGATCGCTGCCCGCGGCGATTTCACCGATCTGCTGGACGCGGTCGGCGAAGCCATTGCCGGACTCGTCGCGGATCAGGGCGGTGGAGTTTTCCAACTCGCCCGCATCGACGTCGATGTCGCCACCAGCGTTGATCTGGCCGGAGACGTTTGCGAGGCGACCTTCCACGTCCAATGCGGCGTCGCCGCCCGCTTCGATCTGGCCACCGATATTGATCAGGTCAGTATCCGTTGCGATCTCAAGATCCTGTTCGGCGGTGATGGCACCTGTGTTGGCCACAGTGCCTGAGTCGATGTCGACATCGGCTGCTGCGATCTGTGCGCCGGCGAGCGAAATCCCTTCGGCCCCATTTGCGCCGAGGTAGACGACGGGGACCAAAACGGCCTGACCATCGATGATCTGCTCTTCCAGCCAGATGATGTTCTCGGTCAGGGCGGCGACTTGTTCAGGGCTGAGCGCGACGCCGGGGGTGAGTTGCAGGCCTTCAGCGGCGTCGACGGCGTTGTCGTACATGCGCGCCATCAGATCGCGCAATTCATCGGGATCGTCTGCGGCGCGTCGGCCTGTAAGGGCGAAAAGCTGTTCCTGGATCAGGCGCGCTTCGACATAGGCATCGCCAAAGCGACGCTGCGTGATGTTGGCGTCATAGCCACCGATCTGTTGCAGGAAGTAGTCCGACGACAGGAAGCGGCTGACGTCGATGAATTCATCGCGCGTCTCAATGAGGAACGGCGCGTTGGGGTTTTGCGTGGGCGTGAACAAGGCCGAGCGGTTGAGGATCGCGTTGGGGTTCACGGAGCCGATCAGCGGCGGGGCCGACAGGGCGCGGCCTCCTGAGCTGAGGCCGACCTGAGCCACGCCATCGCGGACAGCATTGTTGCCGAGATAGCCGGTGACGGTGGCGGTCAGAGTGCCACCTGCCTGAATTGTCGAGAACACCGCGCCTGTGGTTGCGGTTGTTGTGATTGGAACGCCCGTGGCCGAGCGGTCGCGCCAGGAGCGATTAAGGCAGAAGCCCAGAATGCGAAGCGTGCAAACACGGACCCGATAGTGCGTGACGGTCGTGCTGATGTTCGTTTCGATGAGGTCCAGACCGGTGTTCGTGACCGTTCCAGCGTTTAGCGTCATGTCGCCGCCTGCTGCAATCTGGCTGTAGTTGTTCAGGATCGTGTTTGCATTGATGGTCAGATCGCCGCCTGCGAGAATTGCGGCAGGCGCGTCTGTTCCTGGCTGGACCACCATGCGGGTTGTTTCGGTCGTTTCGACAAACCGCGTGGTGTTTGAACGGTTCAGGCCGCCCGGGAAATCCGCAAGGTTGGTGCCTTCGCGCACCGTGGTTTCGGTTTCGGTGATGACGGTCGGCGCTGTTTGACTGTTCTCTACGCTTGTGGCCGCGATCAGGATCGCGCCGGTGATCGCCTCGATCTGGGCAGAGCGGTTCAGGACAGAGGCCGCCCGCGCGCCGCTTTCGCCGCGAATGGTGATGCCACCTTCGGCGATGATATCCGCCATAAGGTTCTCAAACGCGCCATCCAGGCGCATCGTGAGGTTCTGACCAGCGTAGATCAGCCCACTATTGGTGATGTCGCCAATGGTGGTGAGGTTCACATCGCCATCGGACGAGCCCAACGCATCGGAATTGGTGATGTTCGCGCCCTCAACGCTAAGCGCGCCTGCCATGACGATGGAGCCGGTGTTGTTGAAATTGCCACCCGCGGACAGATCGCCGGTGGCGCCGCCGCGAATATCGCCGGAATTGGTCATGGCGCCGCTGGCGGTCAGGGCAAGTGCGCCGCCTGTATCCAGGTCGCCGGAATTGGTCAGCGCGCCGGATGTTGCTTCAAGCGTCGCGGCGCCTGCTACGTCAAAGTCCGCCGATGTGTTCAGCGTTGTGCCGGTGGCCATTAGATCGCCGCCGATGGCGTAATCGCCACCTGTGATCGCAAGGGCGCCGGGGCTGGTAAGGTCAAAATCGCCGCCGATCATGGCGCTCGCGCCGTTGGCTGTGAGCGCCGCGGTGTCGAGCGCCAGATCACCCATAATGGTAAGGGCTTCTGCGCCGCCGGATTGGTTCAGCGTCATCGTGCTGAAGCTGAGATCGGCGTCACCCGCAGCGGCGATACGCGCGCCCGTTGCGTTCAACGCGCCACTGCCGCTGAAAGTGAGGTCGCCGGAGGTGCCAAGCGTGCCGGCACTGTCCATGCCCGCAGCCGCCAAAGCGCCACTGCCTAGCGTCAGACCGCCACTGGTCGTGACAGTCAGATCGCCTTCCGCCGCTACGGTCGCGTTGTTCGCCAGTTCGGCCGATACCCCTTCGAGGGTGATCGCGTCGCCCGAAAACAGGGAGGTTTGCACCACCACAGGTGCCGCAGAGCGCACAGTGACAGGCCCGGTGGCCTGCGCGCGGCCAATGACCAAACGGCCATCTGCGGTCAGCGTCATGCCGCCTGCGCTTGCCGCCATTTCGCGCGGCGCGCGCACGGCGACGCCAGCTTCGGTCGACAAGAGCGTAATGCGACCCGCGTAGAGGCCACCGACGGCTGTGCTGTCGATGCCGAAGGCAGGCCCGGTGCTGCCATCATCGGCCAAAGCTGTCACTGCGCCGCTGTCATAGGCAAAGGCGTTCCGGCCTGCTGCAACGCGGACCTCATCGCCGCCTGCAACCGCGCCCTCGAACGTCACCTGACGCGAGATAATGTCGAACAGCCTGACATCGCTCAGATCTGCGCCGTTTGCGCCGATTAGGATGTCGCCGCCGTTGACCGTGAAGCCTTGCAGCGTGCCGCCGTTGACATCGGGTGTGCCCGTGGTGAGCACGGCACGGGGCGTGCGAATGAACCCACAGCCATTGCAGGTGATGCCATTGGGGTTGGCCACGATCACATCTGCCGACTGACCGGCCACTTCGATCACGCCGCCAAGCTCGGACCTATTGGTGCCGGCCACTTCGTTCAGGATCACACGCGCCGGTGCCACACCGGTCAGGTTCGGGTTGCCGGGGACCACGCCGCCCAATTGGCTGTTGCCGAAAGTGCCGTTCTGGTTGTTCAGGATCAGGCCCTCGGACCCGACGTTAAATTCCCCATAGAGGTTGTGGGACAGCCCGCCCGCGTTTGGCGTCGCAATGTCGATGAGCGGCACCCCGTTCGGCGCCGTGTTCACGTTCAGACCGCCGGTTGCGGCGGGGTCCACCGTGACCTGTGCCAGACCGGCCTGCGCCCCGAAGCTGAGGGTCGCGCCAAGGATAAGGCGGGAGAGAAGCGAACGTGTCGAAATCAAAGCCATGGGTCAGCTCTTTCCATTCTAGAAAGTCAATCGGGCCTGAAGCGTAAACAGGCCGTCATCGGGGGCTTGGGCGAAGTCTGGGGCAGACAGGATATCACTGTAAACAGCGTCGAGGGTCACAGTGCCGAAATTGATTGTTGCGCCAACGGAATAAGAGGTGAGCGAGCCGCCCTCGATGCCAAATTCCGATTGGCCGAAGACACGGCCTGCGTCGAGACCCGCGTAGGGGGTAACGGTCACGCCATCACCAAGATCCAAAACGCCAGGCGCGCTGAGCGTGTTGGTCCAGGACGCGCCGCTATTGCCGAACAGAAGGCTGGTGCGTGTGCCGCGCACGCTAGAAAAACCGCCGATCGAGAATTGCTCAGACCCGAAAAGGTTCTGTCTGGCATACTGCCCGGACAAGCGTGAATTCAGCAAAATGATTTGTTCGCCGACTTCCCAGGGCCGAACCCATGTCGCATCAACCAAAACCGCTGAATACTGCGCGACGGGCGAGCCTGCGGGGGCTGTGTCATCATCAAAAGCGCCGAACCAATCCACACCGTGGCGCAGCGTTGTGGTCAGGTCGAGCTGGCCACCCCATAGGGGATTTGACGCCCTGAGATAGGCTTCAATCCGGGTCAGGCTGCGCGAAGATGTGTCGATCCGCGCGCCGAGGATTTGGTTTTCGTTGTCGGCCCACTGCAAGGCAACGCCTGCATCAAGTCGCCCGCTCTCAGAAAGCGACAGAAGCCGTTCTGCGGAGATGCGCACTGTGCGCGACTGCCCGGAGCTTTCGATTGGGCCCGTCACACCGGGAATGTCGATTAGGTAATCCGACCCGCTGAGCGAAAGGGAATACGTCCAGAACCCGAAGGGCATCGTTCCCGAAAGGCTGTAAGAGTTGCCGACCGGCACATTGGGCCCAAAGGAAAGGGCGCCTGGCTCCATGCTGCGCGAATAGGTCAGCGTCCAGCTATCGTTCAGGCCAAGCAGGTTGTCGTATGCGAATGTGGTTCCGAAATTGTAGACACCCGTCGAAGGCGTGCCACGGTCATCGACGGAAATATTGCCTGAAAAACGAGGGCCTTGCGCGATCTGAACCGCAACAACCGAGTCGCCGGGCTCGGCCCCGGGCAGAAGCTCACTCGTGGCATCGCTTGAGGGGAGGCGATTGATCTGTGCAATGCCCTGCTCAAGCCGTCGCAATTCCAAGGGGCGGCCTTCCATCTGCGGGAATGCCGTGACCGCCCTGCGCGGGGCGGGTGTGCCGTTTTCGGCAACAACAATCTCAGACACGCGGCCTTCAACGACAGAGATTTCCAATTCACCGTCTGAGAGGTCCTGTTCCGGCAGATACGCGCGCGCTGCGATGTAGCCCGCATCGACATAAGCCAGCGTGACCGTCTCAAGCATCGCGTTAAGCGCCTCAAGACCGACACATCCCAAGAAGGGCGCGAACTCCGCCTGCAACGGTGCCTCTGGCAGCAAGGTCACACCGGTCAGCGTGACCTGATCCACATCGATGCAGGTCTGTGCCAACGCGCCAGACGGCCCCATCGCAAGAACGATGGCGGTGGCGGCAATTCGTTTATTCAAAGTCTTGTCTCGCGTCTTCAAAGGCCGCCATCGCGGCCGTAAATCCCCTGAGGGAGAAACTGATGCGCACCGTCTCGCCTTCCACAAGGCTCAGCGCGGCTTCGGCGGTGATGCCGCGGCGGAAGCTGCTCAAAACGCCACTGTCGCCCCGCATCAGGACCCAGCATCCGGTTTCGTTGCAGTTGCGATAGCGGACGCGGCGTTCACCCGTGCCATCGACGCGCAGGCCGAAATCAGCGGGCAGGTAAACGTCGAGCGGAACCTGAAACAGAACCACCAGGCCACCATCGGCTGGGGCCACGGACACCGCCATAACGTCTTGCAGATCGTCGCCATAAGGCACTTGCACGCGCTGCCAGACGCGGCAACTGTCCGCTGTTTCGCCGGGGCAGGATACGCGCCAATCCTCATGCGCTTCCACAGCGAGCGCGGCTTCGTCTTGGGCGCTAGCAGGCGCGGCAAACGTGGAAAGGCAGGCTGCACCAACCAACGCTAGCGCAAAGGCGACCTCGCAACGCACGTTGCGCCGAAAATGGGAAAAGCAGCTGTTCATAGACCCGCGTCAACTTCCGGTTAACGCTCTTTGAAAGCGGGCATCCTCACGCGAAGTCAACGCGCCCATTGCCAAATCGGCGGCAATACGCCGTGGTGCCTAAAGGTGCTGCGAAGAGGCAACACCGAAGGTCAGGTTTTGTTGATCCGTCGCGAAACGTGTACGCATGATCGCGCTACCTATCGGCTTTGATTGGGTTTCCTATCGAATCGGCCCTTGCCTGCCTCGGGCTGGCAAAAGGGATTAGAAACAGCTGCTTAGAGAGCGCTGGACCGAACTCATGCCTACCGGATGAAGCCGCTCAACGATCGCAGATAATGAGCGCAGACTATATCACGGCTTCAAACAATCCGCGCAGGTTGGTCGCGGTCAATTCCACCGGATTTCCGCCGCAAGACGGGTCGCGCAACGCGCCTGCGACCAGGTCATCCATCCTGTCAGACGTGACGCCCATGTCCGAGAGACGGCGGGGAATGCCGAGGCTGTCGTTGAAGCCCTGCACAAAGGCGCAGAAGCCATCGAAACCGCCATCAACGCCGAGGTAGCTGGCCGCCTTGTCAAACCGGTCGCGGATCATCGGCGCGTTCAGGTTGAGGACGGCGGGCATACACACGGCGTTGGTGGTGCCGTGGTGCGTGCCGAAGATTGCACCAACCGGATGGCTGAGGGCGTGAATGGCCCCCAGGCCCTTTTGAAATGCCGTGGCGCCCATTGCCGCGGCACTCATCATCTGGGCGCGGGCCTCGATGTCTGTGCCATCGGCATAGGCGCGGGGAAGATTTTCGACCACCAGACGCATTCCTTCCAGCGCGATACCTTGGCTCATCGGGTGGTAATGCGGGCTCGAAAACGCTTCGACACAATGGGCGAAGGCATCTAGTCCGGTACCTGCGGTGATCGCAGGGGGCATACCGACAGTCAATTCCGGGTCGCAGATCACGATTGTGGGCAGAACCTTGGGGTGGAAGATGATCTTCTTTTCATGGGTCACGCTGTCGGTCAGCACAGAGGCGCGCCCAACCTCGGAGCCTGTCCCGGCGGTTGTTGGCACGGCCACGATGGGGGCGATGGCATCGGCATCTGCCCGGGTCCACCAATCGCCGATATCCTCAAAATCCCACACGGGACGCGTCTGGCCGGCCATGAAGGCAACCATCTTTCCGAGGTCGAGGCCGGAGCCGCCGCCGAACGCGATCACGCCATCATGGCCACCGCCGCGGTAGACCTCCAACCCCGCGGCGAGGTTCAATTCGTTTGGGTTGGGGTCAACCTCAGCAAACAGCGCCCGTCCAAGGCCTGCGCCGTCCAGCACGTCCAATGCTTGCACCGTGATGGGCAGATCCGCCAGGCCAGTGTCGGTTACGAGCAAGGGGCGCGTGATGCCGGCTTGCGTACAGGCGTCTGCCAACTCCTCGATGCGCCCGGCCCCGAAACGGATGGCGGTGGGGTAGGACCAGTTTCCAGTCAGGCTCATCTCAGGTGACCTTCTTCAGGTGATAGGATTTGGGGCGCGTCAGGTTGTGGTAGCCGATCACAGACAAACCACCGCCGCGCCCGGTATTCTTGCAACCGGTCCAGCACAGGCCGGGGTCGAGGTAATCGGCACGGTTCATGAAGACGGTGCCCGTCTCAATCCGGTCGCCGACGTGCGCGGCGCGGTCGACGTCCGAGGTCCACAGGCTGGCGGTCAGGCCGAATTGGCTGTCGTTCATCAGGGCGATGGCCTCGTCATCATCTTTGACCGGCATGATGCCAACGACCGGCCCAAAGCTCTCATCCCGCATGACGCGCATTTTGTGGGTCACGTTCGTGAGGATCTGCGGGGTCAGGTAGGCGCCGCCATCGTCTGCTTGGAAGGTTTCGACATGGGCCGTTGCGCCATCCGCAACCGCCTCGGCGATCTGTGCACGGACTTCATCGGCGAAGCGGGCGTTGGCCATCGGACCGAGCGTTGTCGCCTCGTCCAGCGGATTGCCGAGGGTGTAGTCGTTCACGATGGCCACGGCCTTATCGACGAACGCGTCGAACAAGCTTTCGTGGACGTAGATCCGCTCAATCCCGCAGCAGCATTGGCCGGAGTTGAACATTGCCCCGTCGATCAGTGTGTCGACGGCAGCATCCAGATCGGCGTCGTCCATGACGTAGCCGGGATCTTTGCCGCCGAGCTCGGTCCCCACACCGGTGAACGTGCCCGCCGCCGCTTTCTCCATCGCAGCGCCGCCGCCGACGGAGCCGGTGAAGTTGATGAAATCGAAGGCATTGCCCGCGATCAGGTCAGACGTTGTTTCGTGGTCGAGGAAGATGTTGGCGAAGACGTCTTCGGGCACGCCTGCGCTATGGAAGGCCTGCGCCATGCGTTCGCCCACCAGAAGTGTTTGGGTGGCGTGTTTCAGGGCCACGCTATTGCCCGCGATCAGGGCCGGTGCGACCGTGTTGATGGCGGTCATGTAGGGATAGTTCCAGGGCGCCACGACAAAGACGACGCCATGGGGGATGCGCTTGATGTAGCGGCGGAAGGTCTCATCCTCTCCCACTTCGATATCAGCCAGCGCGCCTTCGGCGATTTCAGCCATGTGGCTGGCCCGTTCGTTGAACCCCCCAAATTCGCCACCGTATCGCACCGGGCGGCCCATCATCTGCGCCAGTTCAGGAACGATGTCATCGTTCATCGCGCCGATTGCGGCGACGCCAGCCATGACGAGGTCGATCCGCTCCTGCAAGGGCCGTGCCGCCCAGGCGGTCTGTTCCTGCCGCAGGTCCGCGATTTTCACCTTGGCCGCGTCGATAGAAAGCGTCTCACGCTCCGCAAAGACTGTGCCGTCAATAGGTGAGATACAGCGCAACACGCTCATGATGCTTCGTCCATTGCAATCGGCTGACCCGCGATGAACAGGAAAGGTCCATGGATCAGGTGGAATTCGCGTTGCCCGTTGGCGCGCGGCTCAGGTGCGTCACGGTGGGAAGTGGGCAATTGCTCAATGGCCTGCTTACGTTCGGCCCATAGGGCGTCCACGTCATCGCAATCCATGTAGATCACCAATTGTCGGGCAGGATCATCCATATCCGCATCAGGCGGTGCGTTGATGAAATGAACACCTGCATCGCCAAGTTCGCAATAGGCATGACCGTCTCGCCTGACGATCGTCTCAAATCCGAGGCAGTCTTTGACAAAGGCGCAAGCCGCATCGATATCAGCGACCGGCAGGACAGCATTGGCCGTTCTGATCATGCCTTCTCGAACCCCCGTTTGATCTCGTAATCGGTGACGGCGCGGTCGAATTCCTCGATCTCCCATTCGGCGGCGCGGGCATAATGGTCGATCACCTCATCGCCCA
It contains:
- a CDS encoding two-partner secretion domain-containing protein: MALISTRSLLSRLILGATLSFGAQAGLAQVTVDPAATGGLNVNTAPNGVPLIDIATPNAGGLSHNLYGEFNVGSEGLILNNQNGTFGNSQLGGVVPGNPNLTGVAPARVILNEVAGTNRSELGGVIEVAGQSADVIVANPNGITCNGCGFIRTPRAVLTTGTPDVNGGTLQGFTVNGGDILIGANGADLSDVRLFDIISRQVTFEGAVAGGDEVRVAAGRNAFAYDSGAVTALADDGSTGPAFGIDSTAVGGLYAGRITLLSTEAGVAVRAPREMAASAGGMTLTADGRLVIGRAQATGPVTVRSAAPVVVQTSLFSGDAITLEGVSAELANNATVAAEGDLTVTTSGGLTLGSGALAAAGMDSAGTLGTSGDLTFSGSGALNATGARIAAAGDADLSFSTMTLNQSGGAEALTIMGDLALDTAALTANGASAMIGGDFDLTSPGALAITGGDYAIGGDLMATGTTLNTSADFDVAGAATLEATSGALTNSGDLDTGGALALTASGAMTNSGDIRGGATGDLSAGGNFNNTGSIVMAGALSVEGANITNSDALGSSDGDVNLTTIGDITNSGLIYAGQNLTMRLDGAFENLMADIIAEGGITIRGESGARAASVLNRSAQIEAITGAILIAATSVENSQTAPTVITETETTVREGTNLADFPGGLNRSNTTRFVETTETTRMVVQPGTDAPAAILAGGDLTINANTILNNYSQIAAGGDMTLNAGTVTNTGLDLIETNISTTVTHYRVRVCTLRILGFCLNRSWRDRSATGVPITTTATTGAVFSTIQAGGTLTATVTGYLGNNAVRDGVAQVGLSSGGRALSAPPLIGSVNPNAILNRSALFTPTQNPNAPFLIETRDEFIDVSRFLSSDYFLQQIGGYDANITQRRFGDAYVEARLIQEQLFALTGRRAADDPDELRDLMARMYDNAVDAAEGLQLTPGVALSPEQVAALTENIIWLEEQIIDGQAVLVPVVYLGANGAEGISLAGAQIAAADVDIDSGTVANTGAITAEQDLEIATDTDLINIGGQIEAGGDAALDVEGRLANVSGQINAGGDIDVDAGELENSTALIRDESGNGFADRVQQIGEIAAGSDLDIDVEGDLSSEGGQFTAGGDATLDAGGDVAIGALMVETSREDEFGNGSDSGFTRDAELAGVTAGGDLEINAGEDLTIAGADIEAGGDAALTAEGDVTISSVQEVEQEDVVWDINGGGLFGVDTDIREQDQEVTTEQTTISAGGNLTIASGEGDVTLEAPALESGGETVIAAEEGTVSILTTEDSAFTRDEFREEDLLWWNEEDEGSSEISRTFTTIEAGGGLQIISGGDIVVDYVATGDFNEGIAQLAAAPGLEWMADLAELEDGVYWQAAETAFEEWDYESQGLTEAGALLVTTIVSFATSGLTAGWAESITQGLGFATGGAAEAAIQAGLRNLVSTASVSLVNNGGDIGAVLEELASGDSFRGLITAMVSAGLGSHLVDAAALSGPLGEGATFTEVAIRDLQADLIRATVNAGVSTAINGGDFGEALFDSWTNAMVMSGLSIVQNEIGDIVSEAGLEEGSFPHVIAHAVAGGLAAELLGEDFADGALGAAVAALSGELIGNTNLSAERQAELTGLIATAAVLIANDGNAGGASLAGAIATSLDENNRQLHTREIQALEAYAQSLDGVDGKTAEEWLQELTLQAMRNVDNRAANQIADNPDAQVHIDILIAQNGETFTNGLGGLMGFLNETNPELRRNTLANLDHVVANREFYDAALSDWAPRQFDGLQGILSATDIILLDSVRFAPYETVDRLVPEELSDLPAEVRRAAGTLQVMGLLQELTDVHARLIAAQDEVFASGNDQAIDAFLTAQNELERDILEGAYLVTQQLRTGMIRGAAGEVVGGFSAMLLFGADQASMLVGAGELTGAADRNSARMEAFVQLIENFDELPANVQAGLASRAEAMETAMAEGRFEDAGEILGEFNVYAASAATGTVGLTAGSANLLRRLGDLGGVPSVGRNGSTIGSVDDANFAQTSIRSDREFSPDGQQIYSDLAGYEIVTVDDLATAILNGDVSPSDIPVDYVDLNGVRLILNTRTSTALQNAGVPRSEWYGTQRTGEVAYTNDNGVDVTFDELATNQLNNNDLPDTGSPTLPTGE
- a CDS encoding ShlB/FhaC/HecB family hemolysin secretion/activation protein is translated as MNKRIAATAIVLAMGPSGALAQTCIDVDQVTLTGVTLLPEAPLQAEFAPFLGCVGLEALNAMLETVTLAYVDAGYIAARAYLPEQDLSDGELEISVVEGRVSEIVVAENGTPAPRRAVTAFPQMEGRPLELRRLEQGIAQINRLPSSDATSELLPGAEPGDSVVAVQIAQGPRFSGNISVDDRGTPSTGVYNFGTTFAYDNLLGLNDSWTLTYSRSMEPGALSFGPNVPVGNSYSLSGTMPFGFWTYSLSLSGSDYLIDIPGVTGPIESSGQSRTVRISAERLLSLSESGRLDAGVALQWADNENQILGARIDTSSRSLTRIEAYLRASNPLWGGQLDLTTTLRHGVDWFGAFDDDTAPAGSPVAQYSAVLVDATWVRPWEVGEQIILLNSRLSGQYARQNLFGSEQFSIGGFSSVRGTRTSLLFGNSGASWTNTLSAPGVLDLGDGVTVTPYAGLDAGRVFGQSEFGIEGGSLTSYSVGATINFGTVTLDAVYSDILSAPDFAQAPDDGLFTLQARLTF
- a CDS encoding invasion associated locus B family protein, which gives rise to MNSCFSHFRRNVRCEVAFALALVGAACLSTFAAPASAQDEAALAVEAHEDWRVSCPGETADSCRVWQRVQVPYGDDLQDVMAVSVAPADGGLVVLFQVPLDVYLPADFGLRVDGTGERRVRYRNCNETGCWVLMRGDSGVLSSFRRGITAEAALSLVEGETVRISFSLRGFTAAMAAFEDARQDFE
- a CDS encoding iron-containing alcohol dehydrogenase, which encodes MSLTGNWSYPTAIRFGAGRIEELADACTQAGITRPLLVTDTGLADLPITVQALDVLDGAGLGRALFAEVDPNPNELNLAAGLEVYRGGGHDGVIAFGGGSGLDLGKMVAFMAGQTRPVWDFEDIGDWWTRADADAIAPIVAVPTTAGTGSEVGRASVLTDSVTHEKKIIFHPKVLPTIVICDPELTVGMPPAITAGTGLDAFAHCVEAFSSPHYHPMSQGIALEGMRLVVENLPRAYADGTDIEARAQMMSAAAMGATAFQKGLGAIHALSHPVGAIFGTHHGTTNAVCMPAVLNLNAPMIRDRFDKAASYLGVDGGFDGFCAFVQGFNDSLGIPRRLSDMGVTSDRMDDLVAGALRDPSCGGNPVELTATNLRGLFEAVI
- a CDS encoding aldehyde dehydrogenase family protein, whose product is MMSVLRCISPIDGTVFAERETLSIDAAKVKIADLRQEQTAWAARPLQERIDLVMAGVAAIGAMNDDIVPELAQMMGRPVRYGGEFGGFNERASHMAEIAEGALADIEVGEDETFRRYIKRIPHGVVFVVAPWNYPYMTAINTVAPALIAGNSVALKHATQTLLVGERMAQAFHSAGVPEDVFANIFLDHETTSDLIAGNAFDFINFTGSVGGGAAMEKAAAGTFTGVGTELGGKDPGYVMDDADLDAAVDTLIDGAMFNSGQCCCGIERIYVHESLFDAFVDKAVAIVNDYTLGNPLDEATTLGPMANARFADEVRAQIAEAVADGATAHVETFQADDGGAYLTPQILTNVTHKMRVMRDESFGPVVGIMPVKDDDEAIALMNDSQFGLTASLWTSDVDRAAHVGDRIETGTVFMNRADYLDPGLCWTGCKNTGRGGGLSVIGYHNLTRPKSYHLKKVT
- a CDS encoding VOC family protein; amino-acid sequence: MIRTANAVLPVADIDAACAFVKDCLGFETIVRRDGHAYCELGDAGVHFINAPPDADMDDPARQLVIYMDCDDVDALWAERKQAIEQLPTSHRDAPEPRANGQREFHLIHGPFLFIAGQPIAMDEAS